The following nucleotide sequence is from Borrelia coriaceae.
CAGGTAAAACAAGTCCAACAGCTTTAGCAGCACCTGTTGACGTAGGGATAATTGAAAGAGCTCCTGCTCGTGCTCGTCTAAGATCAGCATGTGGCAAATCAAGAATTTTTTGATCATTTGTATAAGCATGAACAGTAGTCATAAGTCCTTGTTCAATCCCAAAAGTTTCGTGCAAAACCTTTGCAAGAGGAGCAAGACAGTTTGTTGTGCATGAAGCATTAGAAACAGCTTTCAAATCAGAAGTAATTTCATGATCATTTACACCAAGTACGATTGTTTTAATCTCATCTTTAGCAGGCACTGTCAAAATTACCTTTTTAGCACCAGCATGCTCAACATGATCAAGATAACCACCTCTATCACTTGTTGCTGATGAAAACACGCCTGTTGATTCAATTACAACATCAACTCCAAATTTTCCCCAAGGAAGATTTTTTGGATCTCGTTCAGCAATAATCTTTATTTCTTTCCCATCTACTATAATTGCACCATCTCTCGCCTCGACCTTTTTATTATATATTCCAAAAGTTGAATCATATTTTAAAAGATGGGCAAGTGTCTTAGGATCTGTTAAGTCATTTATCGCAACAACTTCAATTCCTCTCTCAAAAGCAATTTTAAAAACATTCCTACCTATACGCCCAAAGCCATTAATAGCTAGCTTCATACAACTCCTCCATCATTTTTATTATCTACTAAAATTTATTAAATAATAAAGTAATTAATCACAAGTGTCAAACTATTTTTTTATAAAAACCGTATATCCCTCTTGGATATAATCTCTTAAAAGAGTAGGTGATTTTAAAATTCCTCTAGAAATGTAATCTCCGATTTCTTCAATCAAGACTTCACCAAGAATATCTGACTTACTATAATTTACAAAAC
It contains:
- the gap gene encoding type I glyceraldehyde-3-phosphate dehydrogenase produces the protein MKLAINGFGRIGRNVFKIAFERGIEVVAINDLTDPKTLAHLLKYDSTFGIYNKKVEARDGAIIVDGKEIKIIAERDPKNLPWGKFGVDVVIESTGVFSSATSDRGGYLDHVEHAGAKKVILTVPAKDEIKTIVLGVNDHEITSDLKAVSNASCTTNCLAPLAKVLHETFGIEQGLMTTVHAYTNDQKILDLPHADLRRARAGALSIIPTSTGAAKAVGLVLPELKGKLNGTSMRVPVPTGSIVDLTVQLKKMDVTKEEINSALKKASESRELAGILGYTEDPIVSSDIKGNSHSSIVDGLETMVLLNGFVKVLSWYDNEFGYSTRVVDLAQKLVK